A section of the Chryseobacterium ginsenosidimutans genome encodes:
- a CDS encoding ion transporter, with protein MEKEHNLVPGDALWKRHLYRIIYRSDTRLGKLFDIILLSLILISTFIIMMESVPKLDKRFHYVFIISEWVISLFFTAEYWSRIAVLKNKKHYIFSFFGIIDFLALVPFYLSFIFPVTKYFLIFRMLRMLRVFRVFNLLDFMNDGTVIVRALKNSSRKIYIFLLFLVIFSVIVGSLMFMVEGGREGFETIPQAIYWAVVTVTTVGYGDVSPITPMGKFFAVILMLAGYSIIAVPTGIVTAEMRNKRQNLEKICERCGNEDIDDDARYCKQCGKKLA; from the coding sequence ATGGAAAAGGAGCATAATCTTGTTCCCGGAGACGCGCTCTGGAAAAGACATCTTTATCGAATCATTTATAGATCGGACACTAGGCTCGGCAAACTGTTCGATATTATTTTATTATCCTTAATTCTTATAAGCACTTTTATCATCATGATGGAAAGTGTACCCAAATTAGATAAAAGATTTCATTATGTTTTTATTATTTCAGAATGGGTTATTTCATTATTCTTCACTGCAGAATACTGGTCGAGAATTGCTGTTTTAAAAAATAAGAAACATTACATTTTCAGTTTTTTCGGAATTATTGATTTTCTGGCGCTTGTACCTTTTTATCTGAGTTTTATTTTTCCGGTAACGAAATACTTCCTTATTTTCAGGATGTTGAGAATGCTGAGAGTTTTCAGGGTTTTCAATCTTCTGGATTTTATGAATGACGGTACTGTAATTGTCAGGGCATTGAAAAACAGTTCGAGAAAAATATATATTTTCCTTTTATTCCTTGTTATTTTTTCTGTAATCGTAGGTTCTCTGATGTTTATGGTGGAAGGCGGAAGAGAAGGGTTTGAAACCATTCCTCAAGCGATTTACTGGGCCGTCGTTACAGTAACAACCGTTGGTTATGGCGATGTTTCCCCTATTACGCCGATGGGGAAATTTTTTGCTGTTATTTTAATGTTAGCTGGATATTCGATTATTGCTGTTCCTACCGGAATTGTAACCGCCGAGATGAGAAATAAAAGGCAAAACCTGGAAAAGATATGCGAGCGGTGCGGAAACGAGGATATAGATGATGATGCAAGATACTGTAAACAATGTGGCAAGAAATTAGCTTAG
- a CDS encoding Nif3-like dinuclear metal center hexameric protein — protein MTISKVIAKIEERIPLQQAEDFDNVGLLCGVPSRNVSGILVCHDALENVVDEAIHKNCNLIVCFHPIIFSGLKSLTGKNYVERAVLKAIENKIAIYAIHTAFDNDFFGVNRGICDQLGLKDLKILQPKKNNLKQLTVFVPKDYSEKVKEALFNAGAGNIGFYDECSFTVNGNGTFRPIEGSNPFSGQQNIRENADEDMISVIFEDYKQGQIVNAMKTAHPYEEVAHQIYSLDNTNHHSGLGMYGDFEEPMDEKDFLKFVKEKFNLDVIRHSDFNNKKIKRVGVLGGSGASGIRSAISKKCDAYLTGDVKYHDFFLAESKMLICDIGHFESEQFVTQQLFEILSQKFSTFAISNSIEKTNPVNYFI, from the coding sequence ATGACAATAAGTAAAGTAATTGCAAAAATAGAAGAGCGTATCCCGCTACAGCAGGCAGAAGATTTTGATAATGTAGGGTTATTGTGCGGAGTTCCTTCACGAAATGTCTCCGGAATTCTTGTCTGCCACGATGCGTTGGAGAATGTTGTAGATGAAGCAATTCATAAAAACTGTAATTTGATAGTATGTTTTCATCCGATTATTTTTTCAGGGTTAAAATCTTTAACAGGGAAAAATTATGTTGAAAGAGCAGTGTTAAAAGCTATTGAAAATAAAATTGCGATCTATGCTATTCATACAGCTTTTGATAATGACTTTTTTGGTGTGAACAGAGGAATATGTGATCAGTTGGGATTAAAAGACTTAAAAATTCTTCAGCCTAAAAAAAATAATTTAAAGCAGTTAACGGTTTTTGTGCCAAAAGACTATTCCGAGAAAGTAAAAGAAGCTCTTTTTAACGCAGGGGCGGGAAATATTGGCTTTTATGACGAATGTAGTTTTACCGTTAACGGGAACGGAACTTTCAGGCCGATTGAAGGTTCAAATCCTTTTTCCGGACAACAAAATATCAGAGAAAATGCCGATGAAGATATGATTTCTGTGATTTTCGAAGATTACAAACAGGGACAAATTGTAAATGCAATGAAAACCGCACATCCTTATGAAGAGGTTGCACATCAGATTTACAGTTTGGATAATACAAATCATCACTCGGGATTGGGAATGTATGGCGATTTTGAAGAACCTATGGACGAAAAAGATTTTTTGAAATTTGTAAAAGAAAAATTTAATCTGGACGTGATCAGACATTCTGATTTTAACAACAAAAAAATTAAAAGAGTAGGAGTTTTGGGTGGCTCAGGAGCAAGCGGAATACGGTCTGCAATCTCCAAAAAATGTGATGCTTATCTTACGGGAGATGTGAAATACCACGATTTTTTCCTGGCAGAATCTAAAATGCTGATTTGTGATATAGGGCATTTTGAATCAGAACAATTTGTCACTCAACAATTATTTGAAATTTTATCACAAAAATTTAGTACATTTGCAATCTCAAATTCTATTGAGAAAACAAACCCGGTAAATTATTTCATTTAA
- a CDS encoding zinc ribbon domain-containing protein → MAKTNDISVEEKLRALYDLQIIDSRLDEIRNTRGELPIEVEDLEIEIEGLEKRAEKFHADIKDQDDQIKTKHEVINHAKTLIEKYKSQQDSVRNNKEFEALSKEIEYQELEIQLSEKRIKEFGAKIAHKNETLDELNTKIDDLKNHLKFKKEELEGLVSETKKEEEYLIEKSKEFSAKIDERLLFSYNRIRTNSPNGLAVVGLERGAPKGSFFTIPPQKQMEIAQRKKIIIDEHSGKILVDDELVMEENERMNSVIKF, encoded by the coding sequence ATGGCAAAAACCAACGATATTTCAGTTGAAGAAAAGTTAAGAGCTTTATACGATTTGCAGATCATTGATTCTAGATTGGACGAAATCCGAAATACAAGAGGAGAATTGCCAATTGAAGTAGAGGATCTTGAAATTGAAATCGAAGGTCTTGAAAAAAGAGCTGAAAAGTTTCATGCAGATATCAAAGATCAGGACGATCAGATCAAAACGAAGCATGAAGTTATCAACCATGCAAAAACTTTAATTGAAAAATACAAATCTCAACAAGATAGTGTAAGAAACAATAAAGAGTTTGAAGCATTAAGTAAAGAAATTGAATATCAGGAGCTTGAGATTCAGCTTTCTGAAAAGAGAATCAAAGAATTCGGAGCTAAAATTGCTCACAAAAACGAAACTTTGGATGAGTTGAATACAAAAATCGACGATCTTAAGAATCACCTGAAATTCAAAAAAGAAGAATTAGAAGGCTTAGTTTCTGAAACAAAAAAAGAAGAAGAATATTTAATAGAGAAATCTAAAGAATTTTCTGCTAAAATCGACGAAAGATTATTGTTTTCTTACAACAGAATCAGAACAAACTCTCCAAATGGTCTTGCAGTAGTAGGATTGGAAAGGGGAGCTCCGAAAGGGTCTTTCTTCACAATTCCACCTCAAAAGCAAATGGAAATTGCTCAGAGAAAGAAAATTATTATCGATGAACATTCAGGGAAAATCCTTGTTGATGACGAGTTGGTAATGGAAGAAAACGAGAGAATGAATTCTGTGATTAAATTCTAA